Within the Drosophila miranda strain MSH22 chromosome Y unlocalized genomic scaffold, D.miranda_PacBio2.1 Contig_Y2_pilon, whole genome shotgun sequence genome, the region AGAACATGCGTATTTTCCTGATGCCGCTCTAAAAAAGCAACACATTTAATACAATCTCCAGTGAATGTTGTTTCTCATTGATCCAGGGCACCAGCTCATCCTCAATCACCTCCGAGACTCTCTCCATCAGATTGGGCAATCCGAAAATCCGCCAGCAATTGCCAACAAAGAGATCACCTTGCTTCAGCCCATTTCGACCTCTAAGAACTTAAGCTTCAGAAGCGTTTTTTTTGCCTTTGAACATTCAGAAATCATTGAATTCTGTTTTATTTATAATAAGTATATAAACCAACACCGATAAATTCTAGGACCCATGGTCTCCACTAATTGACGTCGTCGAACAGGCAACGTTTCTCGCACACAAAGTAGCGCTGCTCGCTGCATTCCTCGTTCACCCAGGTACTGGTGATGGCATAGAGGCCCAGGCAGTGCCTGTACTCGCTGGGATAGTAGTCGAAGCCGGGCTGGAAGTTGCGGTAGGTGAAGGTGCGTCCGTTGCTGAACCAAATCCAGTTGTCTGCATTGGCCAGATCCGTGCCCGAGGTCCACACGGTATCGTTcagcagctggagctgggAGCTGCCGCGTGTGTACAGGAAATTGCGCAGAGCCCGCTGATCGCTCTCCGTGGTGATGCTGACCAGAGTGTAGCCGTAGGAGGCACAGGTGGCCTGGGCCTGGTACCAGTTCACCTTGGCAAAGGTGCCCAGGGCGTACTTCCCATCGGTAACAACGAACGGAGAGAATTGGATGTCAGACGGATCGGGTGATGGCGTCGTTTGGGCCCAGACCAGGCCGAAGAGCAGACAGATAAGAGACAGGGAACGCATCTTTGCTTCGTATAATCCAATACAGAGTGCAACTATccttatatatacatatttttgcACCCTTGGCTCCTAATTGCCTTTCGCATTCATCACTGTCATCCGATCCCCCCGATAAGCAGCGGGAATCTGGGATAACTAAGCACTTTGTCCAAATTGGTTTAGCTTCGTTGGGTTCTCGTTTCTCGTTGCACTTTGCAGTTTGGCGTTTGCCATAAATATTGCTCCCTAGTAAATCTCAATTTCAAGCTCTGCGCAAATCCGTTTGCCATTTTTATGTTAAAGTTTTCTCTTGCTAATAATGTTATCCCTCCCCTCCCTCCAAAAAGTCGGTCGGATTCGAGCAAGTGTAAGGAAATTTATCGAAAAAATGTAAAAGCATATCTCATTTAACTCTGCTGTCAGCTGGGGGGACGTTATGACGGGTCAAGGATTGAACCGAACCCTCGGTCCAACTTTTTCCCCCACTCAATCTCAATGCACATTTCCTTCCTTTCTCTGAGTAtactgtctgtgtgtgtgctgtcTGTTTGCGTGGGTGTGTGCGTGTTGGCCAAGTGTTTACGAGTCCCTTTGGTATTGGGCAGCAACGAAATGTGCAAACACAGATCGCTGCATTCCACAATCTATTCCCTTTAAGAGAGCAGGGAAATTGACATAAAATCAAAAACTGCTGGAGCATTCTGTGTGGCAGggggcgtatgcgtaatatgATTTCTGTGAATGGCTCCCCATTCAGATTCGCATTTGCATTTGGCCATTCAGCACAAAAGGTTCGCATAGCGAACAAGGTCATTTCATGGCTGGGGAAACAGAATGTCAATGGAATAAAAGAATATCGTGGTCGGGATTTTTTCAATATCTTTCCAAAATGTTCtaaaaattgattttatcATGATTTCAGGTTCGATTCCTGGCAGGATCGTGAGATATCTTTCttttgtataaatttatgtatattgtatttttaAATATCTCTTCAGTGTACACCATATAAAACCTAATCTGGTTTAGTCCGAAACCCTTTCCATATCTTTTCAATATCGCATGGGTGTAATCACGCACCGTATTATCAACGGGTCCTGTGGCGCAATGGATAACGCGTCTGACTACGGATCAGAAGATTCCAGGTTCGACTCCTGGCAGGGTCGGAGAtatctttttttatttttattttcttatatacatatttcgTATGTTAAATATTACTCGATTAAAGccacaattttttattttctatGACATCGAATCTTATTCACCCACCATACAAAATCTGACTGTTAAATTTGTATTCTTTTCGATAGGTCTGTTGATAGATGGATATCAatagatatgtacatatattatttataGATATTTGAATGCATAAATAGAAAGTGTTAGGCTCCTTCTTAGAGAATCAGAGTTTGTTTCTTTCGAAAATAAAGTACCAACAAGTCCCATTTATAATAATTTCATATACCCATAGCGCTAAAATTAACCCCAAGCCCTTTTCATATATTCTCAAAAACGCAACACAGTATTTAGACGCCTGAATAGCAACGGGTCCTGTGGCGCAATGGATAACGCGTCTGACTACGGATCAGAAGATTCCAGGTTCGACTCCTGGCAGGATCGCAAGAGAATctttttttaagtttttttgcTTAAATTATTTGTCAATTTGAATACGTATTCGAATATTTAAGTACTATatcaaaaaaatatttaagaaGATTTTCTGAATATTTTCCAAATTTATTCCAactcaaaacaaaaacagacaaAATAGTTTGATttcgcccaacgtggggctcGAACCCACGACCCTGAGATTAAGAGTCTCATGCTCTACCGACTGGCTAGCCGGGCACTTGCCTCACCATCCGCAAAGTGCTCATTTATCGGAGAGAGCGGTGAAGATCGGTTCTCTTCTAATGATAAAAAAAAGTTCTATGAATAATAAAAACaagtatttatgtatgtatctttCCACATAAATAGGTATTTCCGCGTTGGTAACATGACTATTTATGATATGAAAATAAATCTATAAATAAAACAGCTTATGGAATTTTTATGTTTCTATATAAAAGAACCCACAAGTGAGGCAATTTCCCAAACATTCACCACTTTGTTGAGCAAATTGAGCTGTTCTCGGTTGCCCTTTGTTGAATGTGCACAATTAAATGGTGAAACTTGTTGACAAGATGACGTGATCTATTAGCTTTGGTTATTTGTCTTTGCTTGGTTGCAGGGAAACGGAAAAATTGCAATTAAATTGGATGCTTGATGCTGCAAAGGACACACCACTCCCTCCCCCACTGACAACAGAAAGTCAAGCAGGATAAATGCAACGAACGTCCCCAGCGGACTAAGGCTCCTGCAGCTCCTTCCTTAACTTAATTTATGCGTTTGCCGGAGGGATAGGGACTGGTGGGATGTTCTTGGCTTTCAGCTGTTGAACATTTTCGCAGCACGTAAAACGAAGGTCGTCAAACGCTTAGCTTTGTTTTATGGCGTAGAAATACATCTTAGGACCCTCAACTTGCTCACTTTCAGAGTCCTTCTGGTGAATGTCATTCGTGGGAGATTGGACAAGGCTGAAATAATTGAAACATGGTTAGTGTTAGACTGTGTGTGAGATTGAAATGTTCTCAAGCTGCGGCTTGACTGAAAATCAAATTCTTCACGTAGGAGTTTTAATAATCAGCCCAATTAGAGCCTGAATGGTGACTTGCCTTCGTATTCAACGCCTTCTTTTGGGATCCTCCTTTTTTTAAAGCCCTTCTTTGGTTAACTCCTTTCTTGGTCCCTCGTTTATGCCCTAGAAATCACTGCAACCGACTGCAAATGCTTCATTAAGATTGTATCGTTCTCCTTGGGTTGTGGTCGTGGTCGTTCCTTTTGTTcgctttcctttcctttccccAAATGTCCGCCATCAATGCTAAAGACAGTGACAGGGTGACCCAGGCAGCCCGTTCCTTTCGTCTTAATTAACAAATTTCCCGATATACTCATACTCTTCGCTGTCACTGGGTTCTACTATCGTGGGGTAAAAAGTTTCCAGCTAATTAGAAGACCAGTAAGAAGAACTAGGGGGAGCCATGCAATTTGCGAGTTTATTAATTTTATGTCGATTTGCATGCAATTTCTGGCTCAAGGCTAAGCTTTATCTGAGCTTCAGTTCGTTTATGATGCTGGGAGCCGAGCATCACATCCGAGCGTAATATAGCAGAAAGACATTTCATGGATGCCACTAGCTAATTAAAACTAATGGTCTGCTGCCATCAGGCATCTGGCAGGGACGACTGCAGGTGGATCGATTCGGTTcggtgtggcagtggcaatgcTGCAATTCAATCGGAAGACAAAGCCACTCCCTCGAAAGGTAGCAAAAGTTACGCAATATAAAAGACTGGCACGCGATTTTTCGATACCCCATTGGGGTTAGGTGAGGGTAGGTGGTGGGGGGTAGGGGCCCGCTTGCAAATCCGACACGAAGGACAGTGCAAAGTCATTCCAGTTGTTGCGTGCCACGCATTTCCCAGTGGCCCTGGCAGTGGCACTGCCAGTGCCAGTTTCAGCATGAGAGACAGTATCTGTAACAGTGGCACCCTTAGAACAACTCAACTGTAAATTGGCTTAACCGTAGTTTATCATTAAATTTGATGTCATTTTATTTCACGTTGCGTTGCACGTGAATTTTTCGATGTCTTATGTGCATGCGGAACGTGTTTGGGGACAAGGAAATGTTAAGAAATGGCCAAGAAAATAAAGCTAAAAGTTCCTAAAGCAGGATTAGGAGAGGTAATTTGCGTAAGATAGGATTACTCTTGCATTCTCgatatacacacatatatctaGAATATCGTTGATCATCTTCGTTAAATATTCCATCTTTACAAGCTAATCTTTAATCTCATTAACTGAATGTATGTTTTTCATATACCCTTAGTAGGAGTACGATCCTGGTTCTCTAAATAGAATTCATTTCAATCGATTTGTGCTGCTGATTCCATACTCTATcttaacaacaacaaaatatggCCTATCTACTGGAAAGATATCTCTATAATCTCTATAAAAGATGTCATCCTACTATGCCAATTATTCATAGAGAAATCTCTTTAATGAATACCTTCTGAATATGTAACCTAAATACACCTGTAGCAACGCCAAACTTGAATCTATCCCAGGCCTAGACAGACAAACCCTCAGTAGTAATAAGACACCAAACCATTCATTATTCAAGCACAGCACTGATTGTATATcaagagacagacagacagataaTACAACCCTATTGGCCGGACTCATCTATAATTAGCCAACCCCTTGAAGGCCATTACGTGAATAATCCATGGGACCCGCTGATTAGGCGACCGACTCCTCTGCCCAGATTCCCCTGGAAGTCAACTCTCGTGGCGAGAGTAAATTGACAATTGAATTAAGTGCGTTAAGTGCTATCATTCTGAATGAGTACGAGACGAGTTTTGGTATGTGTATGAGTATGTGTATGAGTGCCTGTGTGAGTGCAACCAGCCACaaaggcaacagcaacagccagtcACGACATGGTCCTTACAAAAAGGATCCGACAGCTGTGTTGTGTTGTGGCAGCTTTTTATCCGTCGAGTAAGCAAAAGTTTTTATGTTGCAACTTGCCACCAAACAAGCTGTGGTGGCAAGCCATTATGACATTTTCCTTGAAGGATAATTGTCGACGGGGTGTCCTTGACAGTAGATGGGAAGTGGTATTGGTTCCAGGGATAAGGGGATGTACATATACACATCTATATATGACCAAGGTTAAGCGGTTATGCAAGCAATAGCCTTGTCAAAGCGTCACCTCCCTCTCCAATATGGGGGGAGGACTTGGAGATAATTAATGTAATTTACCTAATCCCATTCTAATCCCACTGTATAAAACAGGTTATAGAACAACTAATAAATGACTTGAGAGCCATATAGTAATCATTCTGACATTTGAGAGGTTTCGCTCCAAGCTCTGACTTGAATAGAGACTGAGGGAACGGATCTACTCTGTAGataacaacaaaagcaaagaaCCTACGAAGAAACCCTCTCCACTCTCAGATAGATCTCATCCTTGGAGGCAAGAACACCAGAAAAGGGAGCAAATTCGATCGTCTTCACGGTCGTATCGCACCACAGGACGCGATGATTGCGCAGTAGATGGACGAGACCGAGTTTCGATTGCAGGAGACCCAGGCGCATACCAATGCAGTTACGGGGTCCCACACCGAAGGGCATATAGGCATCCATGTTCAGTTTGTCCTTGTTGGAGACATCGAAACGTTCCGGATCGAATTTCTCCGGTTCGGGCCAGTACTTGGGGTCGCGTTGTATGCCCACGGCCGACACATAGACGGGTGTTCCATCGGGCAGCTCCATGTCGTGGTGTGGAGCCAGAGTGAAGCGTTCGCCCTGTGAGGGCTGGGCGCATTCGCGTTCGGCATATCCCACGATGGGGTACAGGCGCAGGGTCTCGTTGACAACCTTGGAAAGGTAGGGCATCTCCTAGATGCGTTCGTTAGCTGATGTGATCGTCGTCGCCGAAGTATTCCTCGATCTCCTGCCACAAGCGATTCTGAATCTCTTCGTTTTTGGCCAGCGTCATGGTGGAGGAGCTGGTCTCGTAGCCGGCCGTCTGGAAGATAGCCGCCTGGGCCACCAAATAGTCCATGTTCTTGGCCTTATTGTTCTTGTCAGGACTGGCGGCCGCCTCCCGTTTTAGGGCCAGCAGGACATCAACAACATAGTTGATGCTGCTCCGGATAAACTGGGAGGTGCTCTTCGAGAAGACCTTTACCTTGGCCAGAGTGGCCAGAGCCGGCAGCATGAATATGATCGCAAAGTCAATGGCCCGACTCACGGACCGGGCAAAAATGGCCTGGTTGTGGCGGAAAAATTCGCTCTTGGGATCCTGCAGGGCGTTAGCATCCAGGCCGAAGGCTATGGTCGCAATCAGATCGGTGGTGAAGCGGGCACACAGACTCTTGATCGTAACTATCGAATCCTTCGGTTCACGGCCAACATTCGCCTCTAGATTTTTGCCGATCTGCGGATGGCATAGAAGaaaattgttattcttgaatCGATAGACCTAAGGATTCGTCTTGTGCTTACCTTCACCATCAATGGATACATCTGCTTGATCTTGCCTTCCACTCCGGGCTGCGCACGAAGAACAGATTGTTGTAGCCCAGGGCATCGTCATGCGGATCCGTTTGCAGCTTTCGATTAGTGAATTAGCTGAATTTCTTGATCATCACCGTCTTGACCAGGTCCAGATCGCGTATGACCAGGGCTGGCCGATAGGCCAAGTACACACCGATGATCGGCTCGTTCTCCAGGCCGGGAGCCTCGTGGAATTTCCTGATCTGGTCGAAGAATGGCAGCCGTCCGGTAAGGAACCCCACCGTATCACCCAATATGGGCAGTGGCCCGATTTCCTTCACTCCATGGCGCTTCCAAAAGCTGTGGCGCCGCTTGTGCCACACGTAAAACACGATCGCCACAGTGGCGATCAGAAAAAGTAGCTCAGTGAACATGTTGAAAGCCGCAACTGCATGGAGCGACTGTTTAGCCGCAAACTCTCGGAGGGGCTTTTAACGAAACGATCGCCAAAGCATTGCTGATAGTAAGAATATGAATTGGTGTAGGCCACGGCGTAGATGCTCTAACTTTTGTGCTTATCAGCAATGCGAATTCTCCCAAACAGTGGCAGACATCGAAGCCAATACATCCTTCCCATGATAAGGGTATCTAAAAACGCCAGATAATGTTTGAAATGCtgatatttatacccgatactcaaaatgagtattggggtatattagatttgtggtaaaattggatgtgtgtaacgtccagaaggaatcgtttccgaccccataaagtatatatattcttgatcagcatcaatagccgagtcgattgagccctgtctgtctgtccgtctgtccgtccgtccgtctgttcgtctgtccgtctgtccgtccccttcagcgcctagtgctcaaagactataagagctagagcaacgatgttttggatccagacttctgtgacatgtcactgctacaaaaatatttcaaaacttcgccccgcttacttccgcccccacaaaggacgaaaatctgtggcatccataattttaaagatatgagaaaactaaaaacgtagaattgtagagaatgaccatatctttaagactgcggaatctgaattggatcgtattattattatagccagcatcaagaaaacaatttcattttttctcgccctgtctctctctaacacacacgtagcataggcggctttgcttagagtaaaacattagcgcctagatctcagagactacaaaagctagagcaaccaaatttggtatccacactcctaatatatcggaacgagacgagtttgtttcaaaatttcgccacacccccttccgcccccgcaaaggacgaaaatctggggatattcaaaaatctcagagactattaaagctagagtaaccaaatttggtatccgcactcctgttagatcttactataaaacgtgtatctcaaaatttcgccccacccccttccgcccccacaaaggacgaaaatctgttgcatccacaatattgcacattcgagaaaactaaaaacgcagaatcatagataatgaccatatctatctgattgctgaatctggatcagatcagatcatttttatagccaataggaacaaatcaatttgcagtggctacgcagcgcccgacgtcacgctcagactgattttctgtctctctcgcacgcactctttgtcgtgtcgtttaatattagcggcgtctgccggaggagagccatactgacttagtatcgggtataaccgtagagttgcggtgtccgcagcaactcacaacgttccccctcgtttttgtctAGCCTCGATGACTCGACTAAATGTTTGCATGAGCTGGCGCACCGAGTGATTTGAATTTAGTTTTTGCTGGGGCCCAGTCAGCGTGTGTGGCTTAAGTTGTTGAGGCATGATTAGATGGGAGCTCCTCCGACCTGTACAACGGGTCTCCAGACTCATATACAGTACATAATTTATTGAAAACGTTGCTACTACCAGAGTTTTGTGTGTTATCGCCACGGGAATTTGTTTGTCTTTGGACTTGTTATTGTTTCTTCATTCTTTAGTAATCGCA harbors:
- the LOC117193634 gene encoding C-type lectin 37Da-like, producing the protein MRSLSLICLLFGLVWAQTTPSPDPSDIQFSPFVVTDGKYALGTFAKVNWYQAQATCASYGYTLVSITTESDQRALRNFLYTRGSSQLQLLNDTVWTSGTDLANADNWIWFSNGRTFTYRNFQPGFDYYPSEYRHCLGLYAITSTWVNEECSEQRYFVCEKRCLFDDVN